The Corynebacterium auriscanis genome includes the window AGCGCAACGCGGCCCTTATCTTCGCGGTAGCGCCGGAATAGAATCGGCAGATCCAGCGCGTGCATGGAACCTATTCCCGCGCGACGAAGAAACGGAGTGGTGGTATCCAAACGGTAGAGCCAGGCCTTGCCCGGCGCGTGATTGCGTGCGAGTTGCCATGTGGGGGCTGTAAATATGGAGTCGCCGAAGAAACGGCCAGTCATCAGGCGCGAAGAGGCCGACGCATAGTGCTTTTCCAAGATCTCCATGCCCCGCTCGCCATGGACGCGCGCGAAGTTGTTCGCGCGTTGGCGCTGCACCCTTCGAGGGTTGGGCTCTAGGCGCATCATGTCGTACTCATTGAGGTTGGTACCGGTTAGCAGTGGAATGTCCAACGTCGCGCCGGGTGCCAGTGGGTGCCGGGGTAGCAGGTCGTTATCAATAAGTGGGGCGAACGGTCCAGGGATGCTGTGGGGGTTAGCTGCTTGGTAGCGCACCAGTTCGTCGGAGAGTTGCCCCAGAATAGCTGCATCCGCGGTGAGCATCGCCTGGGTTGCCTCACGTAATGCGGCCGACGAGAGCTCCGGGGGATCTACGCGGACCCGTGTGCGCTCCTTCACAGGTAGCCGCTGTTCACGTTCAAGACGGTAGAACCAGCGCGCTGCCCGGTCAGTCCACTCCTTCGCATGCCGGCGGGAATGCACCATGTTGCCGGCGGGCGACTGGGAGATCGCCCCGCGCACAATGTCCCGGAGGGACGGGGTGGCCAACAACGCGTTGACCATGGATCCACCGGAGGATTCTCCCATAATGGTCAAACGATCTGGATCCGCGCCAAACGCTGCGGCGTTGGAGTGAATCCACTGAATGGCCGCGATGAGGTCGGAATGGCCCGGATTAGTTTCCACATTGTCCGGACCGTATGTTCCCTCGCCGACGGCGAGCTGACCGAGAATTCCAACCCGGTAGTTTACGGCGACAAACACGCAGTCCATGGATGAGGCGAAGTATTCGCCGGAGAACATGGGCTGGGCGGCGGAACCATGCACATTGGAACCACCGTGGATCCACACGACGATGGGGCGATGGGCTTCGCGGTTGAATACCTCTCCGGCTTTCGCGTTGGCATCTGGCACAACAACGTTGAGCCACAGGCAATCTTCGCTACCGAAGCGGCGACCACCCGTTTTCTTGGGTGCCGGGCGGTACTGGGCGCAAAATGGGCCGGAGCGATCGGCGTGGTAGACCTCAGTCCAAGGGGCAATGGGGCGGGCGCGTTTGAAACGAAGAGGGCCGATGGGCGGTTCGGCGTATGGAATACCACGGAAAGCTACCACACCGTTTTCTTTGTGTCCTTTGATCGGGCCCGAAGAGGTGTTAACTACCCATGGGTTGCGGGAGTGAGGGGTTCTAGGGCTTTGTAAGGGAGGAACCTGTTGAGGATGCAAACTGTCTGTTGACGGTTGAATTGGATCGTGCGGGGCATGTGGTCGATCGGGTTTAGTCACATATTCGACCTTATAACTTATTAAAGCTCTTATAAATACCGCCCGTGGCTTGAGGCTGCTCCGTGGCAGCCCGGCCTGTTCGCTCAGGTCAGTATAAGGGCGTGGTCGGCCCCAGGCACGCTTATCCTTACGACCCAGGGACTGAGTCAGCTGGGTGGTGGGGGCGCTCAGTCACATCGTCGGAGTATTCCTGCGCGCGGTGTTCATCGGCATTCAAGGACCGAGAAAACGCCCATTCAATCCCGCGGCACACTAGGTAGATCGCGAAGCTCAGCGATGTGACGAAGACAGATACCGGCAACCCCGGCGCCAAGGACAACAGCAGGCCACCCACGGCTGAAATCACCGAGAATGTGCCCGAGAGCAACACAGCGATCAGGGGATTGCTCGTGACTCGCACCGCGGCCGCACCAGGGGTGATGAGCAATGCGATCAGCAGCAGCGCTCCCACGATCTGCACGCCCTGGCTGGCCACCACTCCAATGAGGGCGGCGAAAACAAGCCCCAGAGTTTTGACCTTCACACCCGAAGCCCCAGCCAGCGCGGGATCGACGGTCGCGAATAGTAGCGGTCGCCACAGCAGCGCCACGACTGCCACCACGGCGACAGTTAGTACCGCCAGAAGCCCCAGCGAGCTGGAACTCACACCCACAATCTGACCGGTCAACAGGCTGAATGCCGAGGAACTACGTCCGGGGTATAAGTAGATGAACAGCACGGATAACCCCATGCCGAAGCTCAACACCACCGCGACGATTGAATCTTGCTCCTTCGCCCCCAGTGCGGCCAGCACCACGGCGGCGAGGATGGCGCCCACGAGTGCACCCCAGCTCACACCTATTCCAAATAACAGGGCCGCAGATGCTCCCATCAAGGCCAATTCGCCGGTGGAGTGCGCTGCGAAGCTCATCTGGCGCATCACAATCAACGGTGCAATGGCGCCGGAAACAATTCCTAGCAAAAGGGCGGCAATGATCGCATGCTGCACAAAATCGACTTGCAGCAGCGTGAGCGTATCAGCCCACCAATCACCCGTGTGGAAATCCGTCATACGACAATCAGCCTTCCGTCCACGTTCAGAACCCGCACATCGGTTCGGTACAGCTCCGATAGGGTCTCGGAGGTCATTACTTCTTCTACCGAACCGATGGTATGCCCGTGGGGCGTGAGGTACAGGACCCGATCTGTCACATGCAGAATGGGGTTAATGCCGTGCGTGACAAACAGCACGGCGGTGTTGTGTTCCCGTCGGCGCCGATCTAATAGTTCTACGGTTCGCTTTTGCGCACGCATGTCTAGGGACAACAACGGTTCATCGCACAGCAATACGTCCGGATTGTTCGCAAAGGCCTGCGCTTGCCGAATGATTTGTTGTTGACCACCCGAAAGCTGGCCAATTCTGCGATCGGCCAACCCGGTTGCCCCTACTTCTGCCAGGGCCTGGTCAACGGTTTTTCGGCTTGGCTTTCTTTTTTTGACGACGCCATGGGCCACAGCGAGCCCGACTAAATCCCGGGCTCGAATGGGGATTGTGGGATCGAACATCCGTTGCTGGGGAATGTAGCCGATCCGCCCATTGACCTCGCATGAACCTCGGGTGAGCTTGCGGGTACCCAGCGCAGCATTGAGGAGCGTGGATTTCCCCACTCCGTTGGTTCCCAGAATTGCAAGGAACTCACCTGGCGCGACCTCGAAGGAGAGGTCGCGCCAGAGCGGTTCCATCGCGGCGTCGGTAAAAGAAAGAACCATAGTTGAGTAACCTACGCCTTTATTTGGTAGCAGCTTCCAGATCGGAGATCAGCTTCTCAGCGTACTGCAGGTAGTCCTGATTATTGTCCGGGGTTTCGTTAACGTTGATGACCTTCACGCCAGCATCCTTAGCGGCCTTCGTGAGTTGTTCAGCCGCGGGGGTTTGCGACTGCTCATTGGTGATCAGGATGTCGGCTTTCTTAGAGGTAATGGTCTCACGAGCAGCAGCCAGGTCTGCAGCGGAAGGCTCCGACTCGGCGAAAACGGACTTTGCGAAGGCTTCCGGGGTCACATCCGTGAGACCCGAATCCTTCACTACGTCCGAGGCGATTGATTCCGTGAGCACCACGTTCTTGCCCTTGAGCGCCTTGATACGATCGGCGAACTCATTGGTCTTCTTCTTGAAGTCCGCTGGATCCTTGGCGATCGAGTCATCCTTCGCGTTCAGCTCCTTGGCCAGATGGTCGGCGAAGTTATTCACCGTTTCCATGTCGAACCAGATGTGAGGGTTCTCGCCGTGAGCGTGGTCATGCTCGTCGTGCATCGCATCGCTGGGTGTGGCTTCGTCGTGGTTGTGCTCGTCGTGTGCGTGCTCATCCTCGTGCTTGTGCTCGTCGTGCATCGCTTCGCTGGGTGTGGCTTCCTCGTGCTTGTGCTCGTCGTGCATCGCATCGCTGGGTGTGGCTTCGTCGTGGTTGTGCTCGTCGTGTGCGTGCTCATCCTCGTGCTTGTGCTCGTCGTGGGCACCCTTGTCACCTGCGCCGTGATCGTGGTGGTGCGCTTCACCCACTGGCTTGGCTGTGATGAGGGGAGTGCCGCTTTCCACGTGATCGGTCAACCAGTTGTCGTAACCCGCGCCGTTCCCGACCACGATGTCTGCGGACTTGAGTTCGGCCAAGTCCTTAGCGGTGGCCTCGTACTCGTGAGGATCGTCCTGATTATTGTCCAAGATAGTGACTACCTCGACGTTGTTGTGCCCCTTGGCAACCTCTTCTGCAATGTCGCCCCATACCGAGGTGGACGCAACAACCTTGATGTTCTTGCCATCGGCAGCTGTATCAGTAGAACCACCATCTGCACACGCAGTAACTCCCAGCCCCAAGGTCAGGGCGGCTGCAAGTCCGGTCAAAGTCTTCTTCATTCGAAATCACCTATTTCTCGTCTCGACGCTGACAACCGTTCCCAATTATTCCTCATTGCATAGTACTAGGGCATGGTGAGCTTTCCTAGTCCACGACCGCTTACAGTAGTGACTATGAATCGTCGTTCAGCACGCCGTGGCACCCTCGCATCGATCGCCGCGGAAATCGGGGTTTCGCGCACCACGGTGTCGAATGCCTATAACCGGCCGAATCAACTGTCGCCTGAGCTGCGCGAGAAGATTTTGGCGACCGCTGAACGCGTAGGTTATCCAGGCCCGGATCCCACCGCCCGTTCACTGCGAACGCGCCGCGCCGGTGCCATCGGAGTTTTACTGACCGAGGACATGACGTATGCCTTTGAGGATCAAGCATCCGTGGAATTCATGGCGGGCGTGGCCACGGCCTGCGGCACCCTAGATTCGTCGATGCTCCTGCTGCCTGCGGGCGTCGGTAATCCAACGGAAAAAGCAGCGCAGCTGGTCAACCAAGCTAGCGTGGATGGTTTCATCGTCTATTCGGTAGCCGCCGATGACCCCCACTTGGCTGCAGTGTTGGCCCGGGGACTACCAACTGTGATTTGCGATCAGCCCGTGAAACCCGCTGCCAAGGGAGATTTCGGTTTTGTGGGAATCGACGATCGCGAAGCAATTAAACCAGCGGCGCAGGCCGTTGTGGATGCCGGTCACACCAATATTGGGGTGCTGTGTATCCGCCTTGACCGTACCCCCAACGATGGCCCCGTTTCTGCCACTCGCCTGCGTACGGCTCAAATGCACGTGCAGCGCTCCCGCGTGCAGGGGGTTTTGGATACTCTTTCCGACGCCGCGCTGGATCCAGCCCACGTTCCCATAGTGGAACGCCACATCAATAATCGGGAGACTGCGAAAGAAGCCGCACGCGAACTGTTGACGTCCCACCCGGAATTGACCGCGGTGGTGTGTACCACGGATTCAATGGCGATAGGGGTGTTGGAATATGCTCGCGAACAGGGAATTTCGATTCCCGAGCAGTTGAGTGTTACCGGTTTTGACGGCATCCCGGAGGCCCTACACGAAGGCATTACAACGGTACGACAACCAACGCAGCTTAAAGGCCAACACAGTGGCGAGATGCTGGGAGCGATCCAAAACGCCGGTTTCGCTAAGTTGGCAAGCGTTCCGGAAACACAGGTGATTCTAAAGACGACCTTTAAGCCCGGAACGTCAGTTGCTCCACCAATTGCACAAGGTAATCGCGCATAGCGGCGGGGGAGCTCAGACCGAACTCCGCGGCTGTTGGCTTGCCTTTTCCGTCTGAATCGACGTGGATACCGATGTCGTGTCCGGGCCTCAAGAGCTTCAGTACAGACTCGTCCGTCGTATCGTCACCAGCAAAAAGTATACGGTCGATGCCATGTTCGTCGCAGAAAGCCTTCACAAAATCGCCCTTGGAGGTGGAATCCACCGCCACTTCCAAGATGCATTTGCCTTCAGTGATCTTTGCCGATGGTTGGGAGCTGGCGAATTCCCGGTAGCGGGCGGTGGCAGTGGCGGCCGCGTGAGGATCCTCCGCCGTGCGGCTATGCAATCCCACGGCCAATGGTTTCAGCTCCACCCACACACCGGGGGCATCGGCGGCTACGTCATGCGCTACCTCGGATAGCCGCTGCCACAAGTCCAGCTGCCCCGGCGAGAGCTGGGGGTGAGGCTGGCCCAGCTGGGCCTCGACCACCCCTTTGCCAATGGGGGCAGGTTCGGCACCGTGGCTTCCCACCAAATGAATACCGCAGGGCAGCTGCAACTGGGTGGCCGTCACGAGATTGCCCAGGTTGCGACCAGAGATGATCATGGCTTCCACATTGGGTAGCCCGGCGGCTTTCTCTAAAGCTTCGATTGCGCCTGCCTCTGCCCGGCTAGCCAGGGGCTCGTTAGAAAAGGGCGCCAGCGTTCCATCGAAATCCATCGCCACCAGCAGTTTCTCATCAGTCGGTAGATCCGGGATGATCGGGGCGGGAAGTCCGCCGGAATGCGCGTTCGGGGACATGTGGGGCATGATTGCTTCGCCTTTCTGTGGTGCTTGCTCGCTGTGTCAATGGTTTTGCTGCCGCCGCGGGGAGAGCGCTGCGGTCACTGTTAGGTCTGTGGTGCTTGCTAGCGGCATCCGATTTCTACTTACTGGGCCCACTGATGAACTCCATCGCCGGCGTGGTCTGCCACGGTTGTTCGTCCCCGTCCTTGCGCTGCAAACGCAACGTGGAATCCACGGGGCGTGAAATCGCCATGTCATGGCCCGCCAAAACCTGCTTTATCCGATTGGCGTTGTCCTCATCCCCCGGCACACACTTTGTATCGTCACGCTGTTCGGAGGTGATATCGCCAAACCGAAGCGCCGAGCCTTCATCGAGCCATTCCACGCTGCCCCGTAAAGCGATGCACCCACTGGCCCCAGTGAACTCTCGATCACCGAAAACGAGGAACGCCCGCCCCTGCTGGTTTTCGGGAAGGATGGAGGGCCGGGTGGCGTCGGAAGTAATTTGGGTGACCTGCCACTGCGTGGTGCCCAATGGTGTTTCCTGCATGGCGCAGGCGACCAAGGAAAGACCAGCCACGATGCACACGACGGTGATGTGGGCTATGTTTTTCAACGCGACGGGCGGCACTAGGCGTTATCCACCTTCTGTAACTGACGAAGGAACGATTCGGCCCAGCGGTTAACGTCGTGCGTACGGACGTGATCCCACATGTCCAGCATGCGCTGACGGCGAGAGTTCGGGTCATCCGTCGCGGCCTTCACCACCGCCATGGCCGTGGAGTCGGGGTCATGGGGGTTACACAGGTAGGCCTGCGTTAGCTGAGTGGCCGCGCCCGTGAACTCCGACAACACCAACGCACCCGAACCGTCGGAGTGGCACGCCACGTATTCCTTGGCGACCAGGTTCATGCCGTCCTTCAGTGCAGTGACTAGGAGTATATCGGCGGCGGAGTACAACGCGGTGATGTCTTCAAACGGCAAACCAGCGTGCGTGTAGTGCACGACCGGGCGACCCAGCGAACCGTAATTGCCGTTGATACGAGAAACGATCCGCTCCACCTCCTCGCGGACGCGCTGGTAATCCTCCAGGCGCTCGCGGGACGGGGTGGCCACCTGCACCATCACAACGTCTTGAGCTTTAAGGTCCCCGGAATCCAGCAGGGTCTCTAGGGTTTCCAACCGATGCGTGATGCCCTTGGTGTAATCCATGCGGTCCACACCGGCAAGCAGCAACTTGGGGTTGCCCAACTGCGTGCGCAGTTTTTCCGCGCGGGCCATGACCTCGGGGGACATGGCTGTCTGATTGACGTGCCTAGCATCAATTGAGATGGGGAAGACCCCCACTTTGACCTCGCGCGTGGACCCGTCACTGTCTTGGACCTGAACCACGCCGACGATGTCACCTGGTTGAGGCAGGCGGGCCCCACGGACGAAAGTGTGCTCATCTTCTGCGTGAGCATAAGAGACGTCCTCGCCCAGCGCCTGCAACGTGTCTAGGAAATTAATGGCGCCATCGGCGGTGTGGAAACCCACGACATCCGCGCCCAGCGTTCCCTCTAAGATCTCGCGGCGCCAAGGCAGTTGCCGGAACAACTCCGGGGCGGGGAAGGGGATGTGGAGGAAGAAACCGATGCTTAAGTCGGGGCGCTGTTGTCGCAGTTGCCCCGGGACTAGGTGCAGTTGGTAATCCTGCACCCACACCGTCGCGCCCTCAGCGGCCTCACGCGCCGCGGCATCCGCGAAGCGCTTGTTGACCTCCTGGTAGCGCTCCCAGTAGCCCTTATCGAACTTTGGGCTGACGATGAGGTCGTGATACAAGGGCCACAACGTTGCGTTGGAAAAACCCTCGTAGAACAACTCGTGATCTTGGGCATCCAAGTTCACCGGCAGCATCCGTACACCGGCCTGCTCAGCCGAGGGCATGTCATCGACCGCGACTTCATCCGTGCAGCCCGGCCAACCAACCCATGCCCCCTCGCGCTCATGCAAAACGGGCTTCAACGCAGTGACCAACCCGCCAGGGGAGGGGTTCCACTCCACTTTATCCCCGTTGAGCACTCGGTCGACGGGTAAACGATTGGCGACGACGATGAAATCGCTAGTCATGAGAAGCTTTTACTCCGCAGTCTTAGAGGTTTTCTTCGTGGCTTTGGAGGCTTTTTTGGTTGTCTTCTTTGCTGCCTTGGTGGTTTTCTTCGCTGTCTTGGTGGCTTTCTTGGTCGCCTTCTTGGCAGCCTTCTTTGCCCCCCGTTTCGTGGTCTTGCGGGTCGCCTTCTTGGCCTCAGCTTCCTTGGCCTCAATTTCGGCGACAACACGGCGGTGAATCAGTCCCTCTGGCTCTACACCCAGCATGCACATCAGTGTGGCTGCATCGAGGAAGTCCTCGGAAAAAGTAGCGACAATGCGCTGCGCTGCTGCGGCGGTCTCCGCCTCCACGGCGTGGAGGGACTCGGTGTTGTTGGAACGATTGTCGGTGACCTTCGGCGGCACGTGCGCAACCCCTTTTCTTTCTTGATGCGGGTCTATCTTCGTTGCACCAGCGCAACCAACTAGGCGAGCAACCGCGTTGCCGGCTGGGGAGCCGGCCGTACGTCGTGTCGCGTATCCAGTTGGGGCACTAGCTTCATCGGGCGGAGGCTTTTGGTGAAAAACCCCTCAACCAACAGTATTTTACGCGAAAAGGTTTCAGTTGGTGCGATCAGTCTCCCTTGGGCTCTTCGGGCTTCGGCATTTTGTGGTCCAGCTGCCACAGGGATTCAGATCCCTTCTTTTCTCGACGCCGCCAGTGCAGCGGCTGACGAACTCGGCCGTCCACTGTGAGGCGCGGTTGGGAGATATCCCTGCGGCGCACGATTCGAGGGCGAATGAGCTGTTGGTATCGATTGATAATGCGGCGCGGCCGGCGGATTCGACGCGCGGTCCACTCACCCAACACAACCCCCGCGGCCAATGTGGTGGCGGTAGCCAGCGCCAGCGCCAAATTGGAAATACCCACAACGAATTGCTCGCTCAGCATGGAGCTCATACCGCGGTAGAGCGCCAGACCGGGCAGTAGCGGAGTGATCCCGGCGGCTGCGGTAATCTGCGGCGGAATCATGTACCGACGGGAAAGCAAACCACCGGCAAAACCAACAGCCAGGGCGCTGGTGCCATTGGCGAACATGGGCGACCAACCCGCGACACTCTGAATGAGGAAGAACGCGGTGGATGCTACCAGCGCGGTTAAGCCAGCTACGATTGTTGCGCGGCGCTCGGTGAAACACGCGATACAGAAAAAGATAGTGGCGAAGGCACCGGAAATGATCTGCAGCGGAACGGAGCCGAACTCGCCTGACGTTTGGGAGGTATCGATGGGAGGCAACGTAATGCCGATCCATGCCATGGCTTGAATTCCGGCACCGATACCCGCAATGATGCCGCCGGTTTGCAGCAGGGTTTCAAAGAAACGGGCGGAGGACGTGACAGGGGCGCCGGTAATGCCGTCTTGGAGTGCTTGCACCAGCGTCAACCCAGCCAGTAGTGCCACAATGCACGATGCGATAACCAACGAGGGTGGTAGGAAAAAACCCAATTCCACACCCACGGCATAGGTGAGAGCCGCAGGGATCACGGAAGCGAAACCGCCCAAGACGTTTTGGAAGAACACGGGCAGGGATTTGGATGCCAACCACGCGTTGGCAAACACCGTGAAGATGGTGGTGACACACGCTACGAAGGCAATGACCCAGCCACCGCCCAGCAGCAACCCGACCGAACCGGCGAATCCGCCCCATGCAAGCAGTGCGTAACGGTTGCGGAAGGGCAGGTTAGAGGTCTCGATCTCGAACAGAATCTGCTGGGCCATCTCCAGCGGCGTGGCGCCCGCTACGATGGATCGCACCAACCGATCGACTTCTGTCAACCTGGAAAAATCCGTGGTGACCTTGTGCACAACACGGAACACCGACGTCGCCGGCTGGTTCTGGTTGAACCGCGCATACACCGTGATGGTGTTCAATGTGATGTCCACGTGCGTGTAGTGCAAACCGTAGGCGGTGGCAATGGCCCGTATTTGGGCTTTCGCATCGGTATTTCCGGTGCCGGCCGCTAAGAGCTGATCGCCGATGCGGGCCGCCAGGTCCATGACTGCGTGCACTTTAGCGGGATCGCTTAAGTCGACCGGTGCCAGGGGTGATGGCGGTGGTGCGAGGCGAATCGCATCGATCGTTGCGCGATTGCCAGTGAAGAGCAGCTCAGCGCCCTTGCCAATGGCGCTCCTCAGGAAATTACTCACCCGTCACACGCTACATTGCTGCCCTGTTCTTGTCAGCAGGGGCCGGACGTTCATACATGGTCCTAATGTGGTGGCGGTTTGGTGCTCTGGCTTAGCTTGCTGGTACTCTATCTCTTATCCATTGTGACGCCGCGCTGCAGTCGGGCGCGGTTAATTTTTGGGTTCTGCTGGAGTGGCGCAATCGGTAGCGCAACGGTCTTGTAAACCGTAGGTTGCGAGTTCAAGTCTCGTCTCCAGCTCCACTACTTTCTACGCCGTTTGTGGGCGCTATTGTGTCAGCATGACTCTTTGGAAACTCAGCGACGATTGGCTGCGCAATCATACATCTCCAGATTTGGTCTACACCGTGGTCCTGCGGTTGGATTCCCCAGACATTACGCAGCGCGTGTGGCAGCAATTCGAAGATCGGGTTGTGGATGGAGCGGAGGTCGGGGGAGGACCGGAAGGCCACCCCACCGTGCTGTGGGGTGGCGCATACCTAGAACTGGTGGGGGATCGGGAGATTGAAGCTGGCAGTGGTGGGGAAGATGCCTTGGATTCCCTCAACTACGCGATCAATGAGCTACTGGCTAACGCTATTGCTAGCGCAGATGTGAGCACCAGGATTAAGGTGGTGTCGGCCGCGCGTCAGCTGGTCAAGGACTAGCTACTACTGAAAGCCGTAATACATGACTTTGCATTCGCCGGATTCTGATAGGCCCCGGTGCTTATAGCCGATGCGTTCATAGACGTGCTCGGCACGGTCGTTGCCGAAGTCCACGGCCAAGCTAATTCCCGGTGCGCCGGAAACTTTAGCCAATAACATCGCACGTTCCATGAGAATGGTCCCCAAACCCCCGCCGGGGTGACCGGGTGCGAGCGCTAACGCCACTTCAGGCACATCGGCGCTGACGAAACCACTGCAGTGCTCCTCTTCGGTTCCTTTACGCAGCCAAGCAGCACCAATATCGCGACCATCCTTTTGGATAATGATCCCGCCCTGATCTTCAGTCCACAAACCGACGTAGTTGTGACTATCTTCGTCGAATCCCTCGGGCAGTTCCCGATCTGCATCCCCGAAAGTTTCCGCTTCGCGAAACATCCGCTCGATAAACGAACGGTCGGCTTCGGTGGGGCGACGGAATGTGATGGCAGATCCGTCTTTGGCATGGGTGGGCGAGTAGGGATCAGTCGTGTGAAGTGAGTTTGACATGCACTCTAACGTAACAAAAGCCGGCCTCCAGGGAGACCGGCTCAAGGTAGAACGTGGCGTCGATTAAAAAGCCACGCCCAACGGCGACAAAAGGCGAAGGGTCTTAGAAGATGAAGACTTGGTCGCCAACGTTCAGAGACGCGAAGTACTGAACGGCATCCTTGTGATACAGGTGGATGCAGCCGTTGGACATAACGTACGGGTCGCCCTCGTGAAACGCATGGCCATTGTTAGTGAAGTACACGGAGTATGGCATTGGAGCATTGCCGAACTCGCGAGAGATCTCGTCCTTCACCTTACGGGTCACGACCATGGAGCCACGTGGAGTTTCCTCACCGCGCTTACCGGAGGAGATGCGAACCGGACCGTAGGTGCGCTTACCGTTGCGCTGCAACCAGGTGACCTGGTTCTTCAGGTCAACACAAGCGCGTGCAGATGGAGGGCAAGGATTGTTGGCCTTACGGGCGGCAGCGCGTTTCTTCGCAGCAGCGGCAGCGGCAGCGCGCTTCTTGGCAGCAGCTGCTTCGGCACGCTTCTTTGCGGCAGCACGAGCGCGCTCGGCTTCACGAGCCTTCAGCGCGCCAGGGGCGATGAAGTTGGCCGTGTTATCAATGCCTTGACGAACCGGGCCACGAAGCTGAGGGGGCAGATTGTTCGTCTGGTTGTACAGGTTGTCGCGTGCGTCCAGAACAGCCTTATGATCTGGGGTTGCGGATCCAAGAGGACCTGCTGGAGCAGCAGAAGCGGTACCGGCACCCAGAGAAAGCGCGGTGAGCATTGCAACGCCGGCTGCGGTTGCGCGGCGACGCAAAGAAGGTGGGTTGTTCGAAGTCATGGCAAAAAGCTTAACCTGTCTATTAGTCTTTGCATAGTCGACATTCGGGCGTGGTGCCGGCTGTTTGCGGTGGGTTGGTTTGGTCTGTCTATTAGTTTTTGCATAGTCGACATTCAAACGTTGGCACCCGTTTGTTGTGCATGATTTTTCACAGGAACTGTACAGTTGATGTACAGGACCGGCGATATTCGTTGGATGACAATGAGGGACATGACCATGCCGAATAATGCACCAACCAAGGTTCTCGTCGTCGACGATGAATCGAATATTTCTGATTTGCTCAAGGTGAGCCTCAAGTTCCAAGGCTTCGAGGTGGAAACGGCAGATAGCGGCCAAGCAGCGTTGGACATTGTCGATGAATACCAGCCCGATGCTTTCATCTTGGATGTCATGATGCCGGGAATGGATGGGTTT containing:
- a CDS encoding alpha,alpha-trehalose-phosphate synthase (UDP-forming), producing MTSDFIVVANRLPVDRVLNGDKVEWNPSPGGLVTALKPVLHEREGAWVGWPGCTDEVAVDDMPSAEQAGVRMLPVNLDAQDHELFYEGFSNATLWPLYHDLIVSPKFDKGYWERYQEVNKRFADAAAREAAEGATVWVQDYQLHLVPGQLRQQRPDLSIGFFLHIPFPAPELFRQLPWRREILEGTLGADVVGFHTADGAINFLDTLQALGEDVSYAHAEDEHTFVRGARLPQPGDIVGVVQVQDSDGSTREVKVGVFPISIDARHVNQTAMSPEVMARAEKLRTQLGNPKLLLAGVDRMDYTKGITHRLETLETLLDSGDLKAQDVVMVQVATPSRERLEDYQRVREEVERIVSRINGNYGSLGRPVVHYTHAGLPFEDITALYSAADILLVTALKDGMNLVAKEYVACHSDGSGALVLSEFTGAATQLTQAYLCNPHDPDSTAMAVVKAATDDPNSRRQRMLDMWDHVRTHDVNRWAESFLRQLQKVDNA
- the thrE gene encoding threonine/serine exporter ThrE yields the protein MSNFLRSAIGKGAELLFTGNRATIDAIRLAPPPSPLAPVDLSDPAKVHAVMDLAARIGDQLLAAGTGNTDAKAQIRAIATAYGLHYTHVDITLNTITVYARFNQNQPATSVFRVVHKVTTDFSRLTEVDRLVRSIVAGATPLEMAQQILFEIETSNLPFRNRYALLAWGGFAGSVGLLLGGGWVIAFVACVTTIFTVFANAWLASKSLPVFFQNVLGGFASVIPAALTYAVGVELGFFLPPSLVIASCIVALLAGLTLVQALQDGITGAPVTSSARFFETLLQTGGIIAGIGAGIQAMAWIGITLPPIDTSQTSGEFGSVPLQIISGAFATIFFCIACFTERRATIVAGLTALVASTAFFLIQSVAGWSPMFANGTSALAVGFAGGLLSRRYMIPPQITAAAGITPLLPGLALYRGMSSMLSEQFVVGISNLALALATATTLAAGVVLGEWTARRIRRPRRIINRYQQLIRPRIVRRRDISQPRLTVDGRVRQPLHWRRREKKGSESLWQLDHKMPKPEEPKGD
- a CDS encoding GNAT family N-acetyltransferase, with the translated sequence MSNSLHTTDPYSPTHAKDGSAITFRRPTEADRSFIERMFREAETFGDADRELPEGFDEDSHNYVGLWTEDQGGIIIQKDGRDIGAAWLRKGTEEEHCSGFVSADVPEVALALAPGHPGGGLGTILMERAMLLAKVSGAPGISLAVDFGNDRAEHVYERIGYKHRGLSESGECKVMYYGFQ
- a CDS encoding L,D-transpeptidase, with protein sequence MTSNNPPSLRRRATAAGVAMLTALSLGAGTASAAPAGPLGSATPDHKAVLDARDNLYNQTNNLPPQLRGPVRQGIDNTANFIAPGALKAREAERARAAAKKRAEAAAAKKRAAAAAAAKKRAAARKANNPCPPSARACVDLKNQVTWLQRNGKRTYGPVRISSGKRGEETPRGSMVVTRKVKDEISREFGNAPMPYSVYFTNNGHAFHEGDPYVMSNGCIHLYHKDAVQYFASLNVGDQVFIF